AATGCAAGGGTTAAGTCTTCGACTTATTGAATTTTTTAGCATTCGATTTCACTGAGTTAATCTAACTTCTCTTCATAAATTACACAATTCTTTGAGTTTTCTTAAATTAATTTACTGGCTGAGTAGTTACAAGCAATTTTAAACTATTTTCCTAAGAACTTTAAAGTTTTTCCGTTTCCAGATAAAGTAACAGTATTACCATCTATAGAGATAGAGTTTACTTCAGCAAGAGCTTTTAAGTAGTTAGACTCCTCTTCCATTTTAGCTGGAGTTCCTGCCATCATTGTTGAAGCTACATTTTCAATAGCTATCTTATTTCCATCTACTTTAATAGAACCAAAATATCTATTTACTCCAGAGAACCCGTATACTTTTGCAGTTTCAAATGTGATAGTGATATCTGAATTTTCAAGAGTAAACTCTTTTCCACTTATAGAGTTGATATCTACATAAGTTTGAGTTGATTGAGTTGCATTAGCTACTTTTTCAGCTGCAGCATTTGTTTTTTCAAGAGCAGAACATCCACCTAATAGAGCTCCTGCAAGTGTTAATATTACTAAATTTTTTTTCATACTTATCTCTCCTTTATTTTATAAATTGCAATAATATATTACCATATTTAGTAGAGAATAGCAACTTTATTTTAACTTTTTAAATATTGGTTTCATCTTGTCAAAACTGCATATATACTTGATTCCAATACTTTTTAAAAATTCATATACAATATCAAAATCCATTGTTAAATGCTCTTTAATATGTGAATCAGAACCTATTGTAAGTATCTCTCCACCTAACTCATGATATCTTTTAATAATATCTTTGCAAGGATAAAATCTATCCTCTTTATATCTATAACCAGAAGTATTTATTTCAATACCCTTTCCTTTAGATATTAATATTTTTAAAATCTCATCTATTAAATCAGCATTTTTTCTATATTCTAACCCTCTATATTCCTCTCCACCATATCTAGTAACAAAATCCATATGACCATACACAGAGAAATTATTATAGTTTTTAACATTATCTAATACAGTTTCAAAATAATATTGTTGAAGTTGCTCTTTATTTCTTGTTTTCTGCAACTCTCCCCAAGCTAAATCGTGTCTATTAATAGCATGAGTAGAAGCAATAACAAAATCAAAAGGATATTTATTAACTTGAGCTTCTAGGTACTCTCTAGTGTGTGGTTGTATTCCTATTTCCACTCCAAGTTTGATATCAAGTTTGCCTTTATATTCTCTCTGATAATTAAGAATAGTTTGAACATACTTATCTAAATCCAAAATCCAATTATCAGTTATTCCCTCAATATCATACTCTAAATGGTCTGTTATAGCTATATCTTCTAATCCAAGAGATATAGCTTTTTCAAATATTTCTCTTAAATCCTGTTTAGAATCTCCAGAAAATTCACTATGAATATGATAATCATTTATAAACATCTATCTCACCTCAAATTTTATAAAGCTTTTACTTAAGTATTTTACCACATTTTTAAGATTAATAGTATTTTATTTTTTTATTATAAAAATATTCAAAAATTTTTTATAAATTTAAAAATAAAATATTGATTTTTTTTATGAAAAGGTATAAAATTTTTTAGCTAAATATATTTAAGGAGGGAAAAATTTATGAAATTTCTACCAATAGCTTTACTTTTTATTTCAAATATTTTTATGTCTTTTGCATGGTATGGACACTTAAAAAATACACATAGTGCTCTATGGTTTGCAATACTTAGTAGCTGGGGAATAGCATTCTTTGAATACTGTTTCTCTATACCAGCTAATAGAATAGGATCACAATTTTTTACAGTAGCTCAACTGAAAATAATTCAAGAGGTAATCACATTAGTAGTTTTCTCTGGATTCTCGGTTCTTTATTTAAAACAAGAGTTTAAATTAAACTACATATATGCTTTTCTATGCTTAATAGGGGCAGTATATTTTATGTTTAAAAAATAGCTTGAATTGTAGAAAAGCTTGTTTTATACGTATAAACAAGATATCTTTATTTAGAATGGTTCTAAAATGATTTCATTAAAAATAAAAAAGCCCTAGAATAATATCTACGGCTTTTTTATTTTCTTCATATAATCTTTTTTGATTTCTAAAAATACTTCAATATCATTTAAAAATTGAAATAGCATAGCTCTACTTTCAAATTCAACTCTTGTTTGAGGTAAGGGCATATTTTTGAATATCTCTCTTACATTTTCTAATTCAACTAATACCTCTTGATAGAGTTTATCTACCCCTATAGCATCAGCTACCTTTCTAGTAAATTCAGATATGATATGAGCATGGGCACTACTTATATAGAAACGATAAAAATGATTTCTCATTCTTAATAGAACCTTATATTGACTTCTTTTCATTTGAAAAAACTCAATCTCTTCTCTTGAACTAGTAAAAATATCGTTGTTAAACTCTTTAAAGGCTATATCTCTAGCTGAATCTAATTCACTTTTTAGCTCTTTAAACAGAGTTTCTTCATCAATGAATACAGAGCCAGTAATTAAAACATCTCCAAAATAGTTAATAAGAGTTTTCATAAGCAAATCTATATTTTTTCTTTTTTCATTTAACTCTTTTTTCATATTAGGCATATATGAATTTAAGATGAGAGCTACTAAAATTCCCAGTAGAAGTATGTATATTTCATTTTTTACTATATCAAATGAAACAGTTTTTAAACTTAATATATGAGTAGCTAATACTACTGTAGCTAAAAAACCTTGAAATAGGTTAAATTTAAGACAAATAGGCATAAATACCAAAATAAATATTCCAAAGACAAAGGGAGTATAGCCTAGAGCTTCAAAAAATACAACAGCTATAAAAAGACCAATAAGAGAAGCTATAAATCTCTCCAATGCAATTTTTAAAGATTCTTTTTTAGTAGCTTG
The genomic region above belongs to Candidatus Fusobacterium pullicola and contains:
- a CDS encoding META domain-containing protein — encoded protein: MKKNLVILTLAGALLGGCSALEKTNAAAEKVANATQSTQTYVDINSISGKEFTLENSDITITFETAKVYGFSGVNRYFGSIKVDGNKIAIENVASTMMAGTPAKMEEESNYLKALAEVNSISIDGNTVTLSGNGKTLKFLGK
- a CDS encoding histidinol-phosphatase HisJ family protein encodes the protein MFINDYHIHSEFSGDSKQDLREIFEKAISLGLEDIAITDHLEYDIEGITDNWILDLDKYVQTILNYQREYKGKLDIKLGVEIGIQPHTREYLEAQVNKYPFDFVIASTHAINRHDLAWGELQKTRNKEQLQQYYFETVLDNVKNYNNFSVYGHMDFVTRYGGEEYRGLEYRKNADLIDEILKILISKGKGIEINTSGYRYKEDRFYPCKDIIKRYHELGGEILTIGSDSHIKEHLTMDFDIVYEFLKSIGIKYICSFDKMKPIFKKLK
- a CDS encoding DMT family protein; translated protein: MKFLPIALLFISNIFMSFAWYGHLKNTHSALWFAILSSWGIAFFEYCFSIPANRIGSQFFTVAQLKIIQEVITLVVFSGFSVLYLKQEFKLNYIYAFLCLIGAVYFMFKK
- a CDS encoding FUSC family protein — encoded protein: MKYIDHKVIKTAIGTFISIYLAELLGIKFGVTAGVVTIISIQATKKESLKIALERFIASLIGLFIAVVFFEALGYTPFVFGIFILVFMPICLKFNLFQGFLATVVLATHILSLKTVSFDIVKNEIYILLLGILVALILNSYMPNMKKELNEKRKNIDLLMKTLINYFGDVLITGSVFIDEETLFKELKSELDSARDIAFKEFNNDIFTSSREEIEFFQMKRSQYKVLLRMRNHFYRFYISSAHAHIISEFTRKVADAIGVDKLYQEVLVELENVREIFKNMPLPQTRVEFESRAMLFQFLNDIEVFLEIKKDYMKKIKKP